A section of the Candidatus Legionella polyplacis genome encodes:
- a CDS encoding HemK family protein methyltransferase, with protein sequence MALASENPKWNIIACDCSKKALKIAKYNGIKLNLNNIKYILSNWFNSIDHPKYFDMIVSNPPYVSIYDLHYLNHEVYFEPNIALFGGKNGLQKIYTIIKKSLNRLKPGGYLLIEHGFNQKYPIQLFLKKHNFININSWNDLNNQPRITIGMKPIKIN encoded by the coding sequence ATAGCATTAGCATCTGAAAATCCAAAATGGAATATAATAGCATGTGATTGCAGTAAAAAAGCTTTAAAAATTGCAAAATATAATGGTATTAAATTAAATTTAAACAATATAAAATACATTCTTTCCAATTGGTTTAATTCCATTGATCATCCAAAATACTTTGACATGATTGTATCTAATCCACCTTATGTCTCTATATATGACTTACACTATCTAAATCATGAAGTATATTTTGAACCAAATATTGCTTTATTTGGAGGAAAAAACGGATTACAAAAAATTTATACAATTATTAAAAAAAGCTTAAATAGACTAAAGCCAGGAGGATATCTTCTAATAGAACACGGATTTAATCAAAAATATCCAATCCAACTATTTCTAAAAAAACACAATTTTATTAATATAAACTCATGGAATGATTTAAATAATCAACCCAGAATAACAATAGGAATGAAACCCATAAAAATTAATTAA
- the dksA gene encoding RNA polymerase-binding protein DksA yields the protein MQKKSSSDPIYKKILKHNQNYSYNIEAQKNTINFKKTQKNAYINNNQLNHIKKILFNSLNYLKNKINGTVQHIKNETPNLSDLSDRASQEEELNLKLKTFNREKKLIKKIKKAIIRLNSNYFGYCKICGIEIGIKRLKIQPTTTLCIDCKTLYEIKKNKYSKL from the coding sequence ATGCAAAAAAAATCATCATCAGATCCAATATATAAAAAAATTTTAAAACATAACCAAAATTACAGTTATAATATTGAAGCTCAAAAAAATACTATTAATTTCAAAAAAACTCAAAAAAATGCATACATAAACAATAATCAATTAAATCATATTAAAAAAATATTGTTTAATTCTTTAAATTATTTAAAAAACAAGATAAATGGTACAGTACAACATATCAAAAATGAAACACCAAATCTGTCAGATTTATCTGATAGAGCCAGTCAAGAAGAAGAATTAAACCTAAAATTAAAAACATTTAATAGAGAAAAAAAATTAATTAAAAAAATAAAAAAAGCAATTATACGTTTAAATAGTAATTATTTCGGATACTGCAAAATATGTGGAATAGAAATCGGAATTAAACGACTAAAAATACAACCAACAACAACACTATGCATTGACTGTAAAACTTTATATGAAATTAAAAAAAATAAATATAGTAAATTATAA
- the ftsY gene encoding signal recognition particle-docking protein FtsY produces MNLFEKLKFNLDKTKNYFKKNLLGLFKKNNNGCVSIEELEELLIKSDVGLSLSKVILNDIKLNLRKEKYNDYNEVIFRLSNYMESFLEKNEGLFNDFDISNGGPYTILVVGVNGVGKTTIIGKLSRYYKTLGKSIALCAGDTFRSGAIEQIKYLANINDVRVIFGKYKSDSASVVYNAMQISKSEKVDMLFIDTSGRLHTEYNLMSELKKIKRVLFRIDNRAPNEVLLVLDATLGQSTLNQVRKFNDFIGVTGIVMTKLDSTSKGGILFNIANEFDIPFRYLSFGEKMDDISPFNAKLFVKSFFDINKNF; encoded by the coding sequence ATGAATTTGTTTGAGAAATTAAAATTTAATTTGGACAAAACAAAAAATTATTTTAAAAAAAATCTTTTGGGTTTATTTAAAAAAAATAATAATGGTTGTGTTTCTATTGAAGAATTAGAAGAACTATTAATAAAATCTGATGTTGGATTAAGTTTATCAAAAGTTATATTAAATGATATTAAGTTAAATTTACGTAAGGAAAAATACAATGATTATAATGAGGTAATATTTAGATTATCTAATTATATGGAGTCATTTTTAGAAAAAAATGAGGGGTTGTTTAATGATTTTGATATATCTAATGGTGGTCCATATACTATATTAGTAGTTGGGGTTAATGGAGTTGGTAAGACAACAATTATAGGAAAACTTAGCAGATATTATAAAACATTAGGTAAAAGTATTGCCTTATGTGCTGGAGATACTTTTAGATCCGGAGCTATTGAACAAATAAAGTATTTAGCTAACATTAATGATGTTAGGGTTATTTTTGGTAAATATAAATCTGATAGTGCGTCTGTTGTTTATAATGCTATGCAAATTTCTAAATCTGAAAAGGTTGATATGTTATTTATTGATACTTCTGGACGTTTGCATACTGAGTATAATTTGATGTCAGAATTAAAAAAAATTAAACGAGTGTTATTTAGAATAGATAATAGAGCTCCAAATGAAGTTTTATTAGTTTTAGATGCTACTTTAGGACAAAGTACATTAAATCAAGTACGTAAATTTAATGATTTTATTGGTGTAACTGGAATTGTTATGACAAAATTAGATAGTACCTCTAAAGGAGGTATATTATTTAATATTGCAAATGAATTTGATATTCCATTTCGTTATTTAAGTTTTGGTGAAAAAATGGATGATATTTCTCCGTTTAATGCTAAATTGTTTGTAAAAAGTTTTTTTGATATTAATAAGAATTTTTAA
- a CDS encoding inorganic phosphate transporter: MTWGIGANDLGNIMSTTIGAKIINLQQITFLIIIFEFTGAFIGGNNVTNTIRDNIIDINQLHNYPIIIIKGMLSSLISCTIWMNLSSYFGLPVSITNALVGSMIGFGTIVLGPHSINWKEIIHITTGWIISPFISGITSYIILLYIKKNILHQKKLTQSIKYKLNLYLFLVISLLTFIIIFKILNHFNIQLRIDKLIILNLLIGILITIIIYYIFINKKIYLNQLNKEKNNTQIKKYFSILMILTACAMIFAHGSNDISLAIGPLSVIYKLIAKLNLYNHKNYIINHHNLNLIKIIGCIGVISGFLTYGKKVIDTVGNSITSLNSIKSFVATFSTATIVVIANNTGLPISVTQTLVGSIFGIGMEKGKKSINLFIVSNIILSWIITMPATSILSIIFFKILMLLT, from the coding sequence ATGACATGGGGAATCGGAGCAAATGACTTAGGAAATATAATGAGTACAACTATTGGAGCAAAAATTATTAACTTACAACAAATAACATTTCTAATTATAATATTTGAATTTACTGGTGCATTTATAGGTGGAAACAATGTAACAAACACAATTAGAGACAATATAATTGATATTAATCAATTACATAACTATCCTATCATAATTATAAAAGGTATGTTAAGTTCATTAATATCCTGCACAATATGGATGAATCTATCTAGCTATTTTGGGTTACCAGTATCCATAACTAACGCTTTAGTTGGATCCATGATAGGATTTGGAACAATAGTATTGGGACCACACTCTATAAACTGGAAAGAAATAATCCACATAACAACGGGATGGATAATATCTCCTTTTATATCAGGAATTACAAGTTATATCATTTTATTATATATAAAAAAAAATATTCTTCATCAAAAAAAACTAACTCAATCAATAAAATATAAACTTAATTTATATTTATTTTTAGTAATCTCACTTTTAACTTTCATAATAATTTTTAAAATCCTAAATCATTTTAATATACAATTAAGGATTGATAAACTTATCATATTAAATTTACTAATTGGAATATTAATAACAATAATTATATATTATATTTTTATAAACAAAAAAATCTACTTAAACCAATTAAATAAAGAAAAAAATAATACACAAATAAAAAAATATTTTTCAATACTAATGATATTAACAGCATGTGCTATGATATTCGCACATGGATCCAATGATATATCATTGGCTATAGGACCATTATCTGTGATATACAAATTAATAGCAAAATTGAATTTGTATAATCATAAAAATTATATTATAAATCATCACAACTTAAATTTAATTAAAATTATAGGATGTATAGGAGTAATTTCTGGTTTTTTAACATATGGGAAAAAAGTTATAGATACAGTAGGGAATTCTATAACATCTTTAAACTCTATTAAATCTTTTGTTGCAACATTCTCTACTGCCACTATTGTAGTAATTGCAAATAACACAGGATTACCAATATCAGTAACACAAACATTAGTAGGTTCTATATTTGGAATAGGAATGGAAAAAGGAAAAAAATCAATAAATTTATTTATCGTATCCAATATCATATTATCATGGATAATCACAATGCCCGCTACATCTATATTGTCTATAATATTTTTTAAAATATTAATGCTACTTACATAA
- a CDS encoding endonuclease III: MNKDECYEVLTRLSENIIPISILNLNKKLSNFELLITIILSARTTDLKVNEVIHRLFAVANTPKKMFFLGEKRLQEIIKPLGFYRSKSKNIIKTSYLIMKDYCNKVPFVFENLKNLPGVGRKTANLFLNIAFGYLTIAIDTHVFRVSNRIGIGRGKDTFEVERNLLRNVDKKFMKNLHNYLLLHGRYICLSRKPLCHICIISDLCEFNFKFT; the protein is encoded by the coding sequence ATGAATAAAGATGAGTGTTATGAAGTTTTAACTCGTTTAAGTGAGAATATAATTCCTATTAGTATTTTGAATTTAAATAAAAAATTGTCTAATTTTGAGTTGTTAATTACAATTATTTTATCTGCAAGAACAACAGATTTAAAAGTAAATGAAGTGATACATAGATTATTTGCAGTGGCTAATACTCCAAAAAAAATGTTTTTTTTGGGAGAGAAGAGGTTACAAGAAATTATTAAACCTTTAGGATTTTATAGAAGTAAATCTAAAAATATTATTAAAACTTCTTATTTAATAATGAAAGATTATTGCAATAAAGTTCCTTTTGTTTTTGAAAATTTAAAAAATTTACCTGGTGTTGGGAGGAAAACTGCTAATCTTTTTTTAAATATAGCTTTTGGATATTTGACTATAGCTATAGATACACATGTTTTTCGTGTTTCTAATAGAATTGGAATTGGTAGAGGAAAAGATACTTTTGAAGTTGAGAGAAATTTATTGAGAAATGTTGATAAAAAGTTTATGAAAAATCTTCATAATTATTTACTTTTGCATGGTCGTTATATTTGCTTATCTAGAAAACCTTTATGTCATATATGTATAATAAGTGATTTATGTGAATTTAATTTTAAATTTACTTAG
- a CDS encoding RnfABCDGE type electron transport complex subunit B produces MISVKEINNLLPQSQCGKCSYSGCLSYARALKRGTTKDIGRCFFGGIELVKKLGKLLNIDVNLYLKDIDKYHKNVFIAKIDVFECIGCSKCIKYCPVDAIIGSRKLMHAVIPYECTGCGLCIEICPMNCIQLVPSLKKIYDKEKSYKRFILKKKRLLKSRIKNKDLFCSKEILNNGCNKNLDQEKKLMQDYIKNISSGLK; encoded by the coding sequence ATGATTTCAGTAAAAGAAATTAATAATTTATTGCCTCAATCTCAGTGTGGAAAATGTAGTTATTCCGGATGTTTGTCTTATGCGAGAGCTTTGAAGAGAGGAACTACTAAAGATATTGGTCGTTGTTTTTTTGGAGGAATAGAATTAGTAAAAAAATTAGGAAAACTATTGAATATTGATGTTAATTTATATTTAAAAGATATTGATAAATATCATAAGAATGTATTTATAGCAAAAATTGATGTATTTGAATGTATAGGGTGTAGTAAATGTATTAAATATTGCCCCGTAGATGCAATTATTGGTTCACGTAAATTAATGCATGCGGTTATACCATATGAGTGTACTGGTTGTGGTTTATGTATAGAGATATGTCCTATGAATTGTATACAATTAGTTCCTTCTTTAAAGAAAATTTATGATAAAGAAAAATCTTATAAGAGATTTATTTTAAAGAAAAAAAGACTTTTAAAAAGTAGGATAAAAAATAAAGATCTATTTTGTAGTAAAGAAATATTAAATAATGGTTGTAATAAAAATTTGGATCAAGAAAAAAAACTTATGCAAGATTATATTAAAAATATATCATCAGGTTTAAAATAA
- a CDS encoding TIGR00645 family protein has translation MQKKITQTINKLIFSGRWLQAPLYIGLLLILVAYVYRFIKELLNLIQHINIEDNTQIMLGVLDLIDVVMIANLLIMVIMGGYETFVSKLNLNNHPDQPEWLDHIDAGAMKIKLALALIGISSIHLLRTFIDPSKLSYDNTMWQVIIHITLLISALSIAYTNKILSQTH, from the coding sequence ATGCAAAAAAAAATAACTCAGACCATTAATAAATTAATCTTTTCAGGAAGATGGTTACAAGCACCATTATATATAGGACTACTATTAATATTAGTAGCATATGTGTACAGATTTATAAAAGAATTATTAAATTTAATACAACACATTAATATAGAAGACAATACACAGATAATGCTTGGAGTATTAGATCTAATAGATGTAGTAATGATCGCTAATTTACTAATAATGGTAATAATGGGAGGATATGAAACGTTCGTTTCTAAACTCAACCTAAATAACCACCCCGATCAACCAGAATGGCTAGATCATATAGATGCAGGTGCAATGAAAATTAAATTAGCATTAGCATTAATCGGAATATCCTCTATACACTTATTAAGAACATTTATTGATCCAAGTAAATTAAGTTACGATAACACTATGTGGCAAGTTATTATTCATATAACATTACTCATATCAGCTCTATCAATAGCATATACAAATAAAATATTATCTCAAACACATTAA
- the prfA gene encoding peptide chain release factor 1 → MQNFLQKKLEKLQKRFNQINKLFLNTTIVTDYKKSKKLLKEFTKLKPIIELYNTYKNQKNTIKNLIEISKDNDKELVFLAKEEIEQTKKTILSIEKKIESFFSIKNIQTNRNVYLEIRAGIGGQEASIFSKNLFRMYNRYAEIRGWNLDIINISYNECGGYKEIIAKIQGKEVYSNLKFESGVHRVQRIPKTESQGRIHTSACTVAVLPEAVDIDEIIIHNNDLRIDTFKASGAGGQHVNKTDSAIRITHIPSNISVECQDERSQHKNKSKAIALLKAKLLNIKKNKTQKQQAKTRKSLIGTGDRSERIRTYNFPKKRLTDHRINLTLYTLNDILEGNLHPVIDALKQKYLNSI, encoded by the coding sequence ATGCAAAACTTTCTTCAAAAAAAATTAGAAAAACTACAAAAACGCTTTAATCAAATTAATAAATTATTTCTAAATACAACTATTGTTACTGATTACAAAAAATCAAAAAAATTATTAAAAGAATTTACAAAATTAAAACCAATAATAGAATTATATAATACATATAAAAATCAAAAAAACACCATAAAAAACTTAATAGAAATCTCTAAAGATAATGATAAAGAACTTGTTTTTTTAGCAAAAGAAGAAATAGAACAAACTAAAAAAACAATACTTTCTATTGAAAAAAAAATAGAATCATTTTTTTCTATTAAAAATATACAAACTAACAGAAATGTATATTTAGAAATAAGAGCTGGAATTGGCGGGCAAGAAGCCTCAATATTTTCTAAAAACTTATTTAGAATGTATAATCGATATGCAGAAATTAGAGGATGGAATTTAGATATCATTAACATTAGTTATAATGAATGTGGAGGATATAAAGAAATAATTGCCAAAATTCAAGGAAAAGAAGTTTATTCAAATTTAAAATTCGAATCAGGAGTACACAGAGTACAACGTATACCAAAAACAGAATCTCAAGGACGTATACATACTTCAGCATGTACAGTTGCTGTTTTACCAGAAGCAGTAGATATAGATGAAATAATAATTCATAATAATGATCTACGCATAGATACTTTCAAAGCATCAGGAGCTGGAGGGCAACATGTAAATAAAACAGATTCAGCTATACGTATCACTCATATTCCCAGTAACATATCTGTAGAATGCCAAGACGAAAGATCTCAACATAAAAACAAATCCAAAGCTATAGCACTTCTCAAAGCAAAATTACTGAATATAAAAAAAAACAAAACACAAAAGCAACAAGCAAAAACTAGAAAATCCCTTATTGGAACAGGAGATAGATCAGAACGAATACGTACCTACAACTTCCCAAAAAAAAGACTAACAGATCACAGAATTAACTTAACATTATATACACTCAATGATATTTTAGAAGGAAATTTACATCCAGTAATTGACGCATTAAAACAAAAATATCTTAACTCAATATAA
- the rpoH gene encoding RNA polymerase sigma factor RpoH produces the protein MKQKLELTSLKFHCETYENYIHYISQIKILTAEEEYKYAKQFKLTGDLRAARYLVLSHLRYVVRVAKGYLGYGLPLNDLIQEGNIGLMKAVKRFNPKLGVRLVSFAVHWIKAEIHEFVLKNWRIVKVATTKAQRKLFFNLRQIKKCLGNWFSKEEIEMVASNLGVQKEDVLVMEQRLFRGNIDVSYDSTIPSIENEDNMKFFSLNYLFNNSNNDPAYLIEKEVSNLKDKERLFLAIEQLDNRSKDILVKRWLTNNKKFTLNDLAKKYNVSAERIRQLEKNAMKKIRLYIEKNYFN, from the coding sequence ATGAAACAAAAATTGGAGTTAACTTCATTGAAGTTCCATTGTGAGACTTATGAAAATTATATTCATTATATTAGTCAAATAAAAATATTGACTGCGGAAGAAGAATATAAATATGCAAAACAGTTTAAATTGACAGGTGATTTGCGTGCTGCTCGATATTTAGTTTTATCTCATTTGCGGTATGTAGTTCGTGTTGCTAAAGGTTATTTGGGCTATGGATTACCTCTTAATGATTTAATTCAAGAAGGAAACATAGGTTTGATGAAGGCTGTTAAGAGATTTAATCCGAAATTAGGGGTTAGATTAGTTTCTTTTGCTGTACATTGGATTAAAGCAGAAATCCATGAATTTGTTTTGAAAAATTGGCGTATAGTTAAGGTGGCTACTACTAAGGCTCAGCGTAAGTTATTTTTTAATTTGCGTCAAATAAAAAAATGTTTGGGAAATTGGTTTAGTAAAGAGGAAATTGAGATGGTAGCAAGTAATTTAGGGGTTCAAAAGGAAGATGTGTTGGTAATGGAGCAAAGGTTATTTAGAGGTAATATAGATGTTTCATATGATTCTACTATTCCTAGTATAGAGAATGAAGATAATATGAAATTTTTTTCGTTAAATTATTTATTTAATAATAGTAATAATGATCCAGCTTATTTAATTGAAAAAGAAGTTAGTAATTTAAAAGATAAAGAGAGATTATTTTTAGCAATAGAGCAACTTGATAATAGAAGTAAAGATATTTTGGTAAAGAGATGGTTAACAAATAATAAGAAATTTACTTTAAATGATTTAGCAAAAAAATATAATGTTTCTGCGGAACGTATTCGTCAACTTGAAAAAAATGCTATGAAAAAAATACGTTTGTATATTGAAAAAAATTATTTTAATTAA
- the rsmD gene encoding 16S rRNA (guanine(966)-N(2))-methyltransferase RsmD, protein MPNIKIIGGNYKGKIINFPNIKKLRPTLSIARERLFNWLMYDIKGSKCLDAFSGSGSLGFEAYSRGAKTITFIEISKKIFINLKKNALSFKNNKFTIINENAISFLKKKKDNFNIIFLDPPFKKKYINKLINTPILHQCLYRNGLLYTESNSAAIISTNLWKKIKFKKQNNIFYGLYMKI, encoded by the coding sequence ATGCCAAACATTAAAATCATTGGTGGAAACTATAAAGGAAAGATAATAAATTTTCCAAATATCAAAAAATTAAGACCAACTCTTAGCATTGCAAGAGAAAGACTATTTAATTGGCTAATGTATGACATTAAAGGATCAAAATGTCTTGATGCATTTTCCGGAAGTGGATCACTTGGATTTGAAGCATATTCAAGAGGTGCTAAAACAATTACTTTCATAGAAATTTCAAAAAAAATATTTATTAACTTAAAAAAAAATGCTTTATCTTTTAAAAATAACAAATTTACCATTATTAATGAAAACGCTATAAGTTTCCTTAAAAAAAAAAAAGATAATTTTAATATCATTTTTTTAGATCCACCATTTAAAAAAAAATATATAAATAAACTCATAAATACACCAATATTACATCAATGCCTATATAGAAATGGATTATTGTATACTGAATCAAATTCTGCTGCTATAATTAGTACAAATTTGTGGAAAAAAATAAAATTTAAAAAACAAAATAATATCTTCTATGGATTATATATGAAAATATAG